Proteins from a single region of Anaerolineales bacterium:
- the hypE gene encoding hydrogenase expression/formation protein HypE codes for MTDPLPTIEGLVCPVPLPHNERIVLGHGSGGRMSFDLITKIFTSSFDNPILKQGDDGGVLSISTGDQAASQRVAISTDSHVVTPLFFPGGDIGKLAVCGTVNDVAMMGGNPLYLTTGFILEEGLDLEILRKVIESMRSSAVEAKVQVIAGDTKVVQKGKADGLYINTTGLGLIPDGVNISGHNARPGDVVILSGTIGDHGIAVLAARGELDFEAQLESDVAPLNNLVRAMLDVSKAIHVLRDPTRGGLATSLNEIALQSGVGINIYENAIPVKPAVAAACEMLGFDPLYVANEGKLIAIVANEVAEQILSTLKVHPLGQEAAIIGKITEHAGDHVTLKTTFGTTRMVDMLSGEMLPRIC; via the coding sequence ATGACGGATCCCTTACCAACCATTGAAGGATTGGTCTGCCCTGTTCCCCTGCCTCATAACGAAAGGATCGTACTCGGCCATGGAAGTGGTGGCCGCATGTCGTTTGATCTGATCACCAAGATTTTCACCTCGTCCTTTGATAATCCCATCCTAAAGCAAGGGGATGACGGAGGCGTTCTGAGCATTTCGACTGGAGATCAGGCAGCCAGCCAAAGGGTTGCCATAAGCACTGATTCGCACGTGGTAACACCACTATTCTTTCCGGGCGGAGATATTGGTAAGCTGGCAGTGTGCGGAACGGTCAATGATGTAGCCATGATGGGTGGTAACCCGCTCTACCTGACGACTGGATTCATCCTGGAAGAGGGTTTGGACCTGGAAATCTTACGTAAGGTGATTGAGTCGATGAGATCCTCCGCCGTAGAAGCAAAAGTCCAGGTTATCGCCGGAGACACCAAAGTAGTCCAGAAAGGGAAAGCAGACGGATTGTATATCAACACTACTGGGCTGGGGCTAATCCCAGATGGGGTCAATATCAGCGGTCACAATGCCAGGCCAGGGGATGTGGTTATCCTATCTGGGACGATTGGTGATCATGGAATTGCCGTACTGGCAGCCCGAGGCGAGCTGGACTTCGAAGCACAGCTTGAGAGCGACGTGGCACCCCTGAACAACCTGGTGAGAGCCATGCTGGATGTTAGCAAAGCGATTCACGTCTTGCGTGATCCCACACGTGGAGGCCTGGCGACCAGCCTAAATGAGATTGCACTTCAATCGGGTGTGGGAATAAATATTTATGAAAATGCCATTCCGGTAAAACCCGCTGTTGCAGCAGCGTGCGAGATGTTAGGCTTTGATCCATTATATGTCGCCAATGAAGGTAAATTAATCGCTATTGTGGCGAACGAAGTCGCTGAGCAAATCCTATCCACGCTTAAGGTACATCCACTTGGTCAGGAAGCAGCTATCATCGGTAAGATCACAGAGCATGCAGGGGATCATGTAACATTAAAAACCACCTTCGGCACCACCCGCATGGTTGACATGCTTTCAGGCGAGATGCTGCCCAGGATCTGTTGA
- a CDS encoding (p)ppGpp synthetase, with amino-acid sequence MQIEQLMDSLPEIYTIADRDLILRAYKMAENAHRGQNRASGEPYVNHCVAVASILAEIRVPVEVIVAGLLHDTVEDTPVKLTDIKRDFGDDVAKLVDGVTKLTQLPRVSRGDQHLEEDLQDEELRQVADRRGEPNPEDYAEMRAKSRKYDLVSETLRKTFLAMGEDVRVVLIKLADRLHNMRTLGHMPLAKRQRIAQETLDIFAPLANRLGIWQMKWELEDLAFRYVNPEKYKEIATNIAERRMDREKEMNDIIDHLTEIITQHGIKPEISGRPKHIYSIYRKMVRKGVQFDQVHDIRGVRIIVQDIPSAYSTLGVIHTHWRPIPGQFDDYIAVPKDNFYQSLHTAVLYDDGKTLEIQIRTPEMHQNAELGIAAHWRYKEGAPRDEAFEKKILWFRSLMEWRQDVEDAGEFVDSLKSDVFQDRVYVFTPKGDIYDLPAGSTAIDFAYHVHTDIGHRCRGAKVNGKLVSLDYVLRTGEQVEVLTAKRGGPSRDWLNPNLGLVKTQRARAKIRYWFKKQAREQNINQGRDLLERELRRLGLGDINIEQLARQFEYRTVEDLYVAIGCGDVPLIRIANQLMQNEQDEEGLKFGTRQIPETAGESHDTITVVGLKGLLTTMARCCNPVPGDDIIGYVTRGRGATIHRRDCPNILRLREKERLVRVAWGEPKRTYPVSVRVKAYDRDGLARDVSNLVANEGINMGLVQAGVNHDSKLSLAILDLVLEVKDIDQLTRVLTRIEALPNVMEAHRVRPG; translated from the coding sequence ATGCAGATTGAACAGTTGATGGATTCTCTTCCTGAGATTTATACGATCGCTGACCGTGATCTGATATTACGCGCCTATAAGATGGCTGAGAATGCACACCGCGGACAGAACCGCGCTTCCGGTGAGCCTTATGTAAATCACTGTGTGGCTGTGGCCTCAATCCTGGCTGAGATTAGAGTGCCGGTAGAGGTGATTGTTGCGGGTTTGTTGCACGACACTGTTGAAGATACCCCGGTGAAGCTTACCGATATCAAAAGAGACTTTGGCGATGATGTCGCCAAGCTGGTAGATGGGGTAACAAAATTAACCCAGCTACCCCGCGTATCCAGAGGGGATCAGCATCTTGAAGAAGATCTTCAGGATGAAGAATTACGGCAAGTTGCTGACAGGCGAGGTGAGCCAAACCCGGAAGACTATGCTGAAATGCGGGCTAAAAGCCGCAAGTATGACCTTGTTTCTGAAACCCTACGTAAAACCTTCCTGGCCATGGGCGAGGACGTGCGCGTAGTGTTGATCAAACTTGCCGACCGGCTGCACAATATGCGCACACTTGGCCATATGCCGTTGGCTAAACGTCAACGAATCGCACAGGAAACTCTGGATATCTTTGCCCCCCTGGCTAACCGTCTGGGTATCTGGCAGATGAAGTGGGAATTGGAGGATTTAGCTTTCCGCTATGTGAACCCAGAAAAATACAAGGAAATCGCCACGAATATCGCCGAACGCCGCATGGATCGTGAAAAGGAGATGAATGATATCATCGACCATCTCACCGAAATCATTACCCAACACGGAATAAAACCAGAGATTTCAGGGCGGCCAAAGCATATCTATTCGATTTATCGAAAGATGGTGCGTAAAGGCGTTCAATTTGATCAGGTCCATGATATTCGCGGGGTTCGTATCATCGTACAGGATATCCCTTCTGCCTACAGCACGTTAGGTGTGATCCACACCCATTGGAGACCCATCCCAGGTCAGTTTGATGACTATATTGCTGTGCCCAAGGATAACTTCTATCAGTCGCTGCATACTGCCGTGTTGTATGACGATGGAAAGACCCTGGAAATTCAGATTCGAACACCCGAGATGCATCAGAATGCTGAGCTGGGTATTGCTGCTCATTGGCGATATAAAGAGGGCGCGCCCCGCGATGAAGCATTTGAGAAGAAAATCCTGTGGTTTCGCTCGTTGATGGAATGGCGGCAAGACGTCGAAGATGCCGGTGAGTTTGTTGACAGCCTCAAATCGGATGTCTTCCAGGATCGTGTATACGTCTTCACTCCGAAGGGTGATATATATGACCTGCCAGCTGGCTCAACCGCGATTGACTTTGCTTACCATGTCCATACTGATATTGGGCACCGTTGCCGGGGTGCAAAAGTAAACGGGAAGCTGGTCTCGTTGGATTATGTACTGCGTACGGGTGAGCAAGTGGAAGTGCTGACCGCCAAACGCGGTGGCCCGAGCCGGGACTGGCTCAACCCGAACCTCGGTTTGGTGAAGACCCAGCGAGCCCGGGCGAAGATTCGCTACTGGTTCAAGAAGCAAGCGCGAGAGCAAAATATCAATCAGGGTAGAGACCTGCTCGAACGGGAGCTACGGCGGCTTGGTTTGGGGGATATCAACATTGAGCAGCTCGCCCGGCAGTTCGAATATCGGACAGTTGAAGATCTTTATGTAGCAATTGGCTGTGGTGACGTCCCATTAATACGCATAGCCAATCAATTGATGCAAAATGAACAGGATGAAGAAGGCTTAAAATTTGGTACGCGCCAGATTCCGGAGACTGCCGGCGAGAGTCACGATACCATCACCGTGGTGGGTCTGAAGGGACTGCTGACGACAATGGCGCGTTGTTGCAATCCGGTACCTGGGGATGACATCATCGGCTATGTGACACGTGGGCGGGGAGCTACCATCCACCGCAGAGACTGCCCGAATATCCTGCGTTTGAGGGAAAAGGAGCGCCTTGTCAGGGTGGCATGGGGAGAACCTAAGCGGACCTACCCGGTATCGGTGAGGGTAAAAGCTTATGATCGCGACGGTCTTGCTCGCGACGTGTCAAACCTGGTCGCCAATGAGGGCATCAATATGGGCTTGGTGCAGGCTGGCGTCAATCATGACTCAAAGCTTAGTTTGGCAATCCTGGATCTTGTTTTGGAAGTAAAGGATATCGACCAGCTGACCCGGGTATTGACCCGGATTGAGGCTTTACCCAATGTCATGGAAGCCCACCGGGTTCGGCCAGGCTGA